AGGGATCCACGGAAAGGAGAAGGAACTACTAGTAAAATAATTACCGTTCCTTGGATActtctttccttgtttggAGTCGTGgaaagtgacagtgagacgAGTACCAAAATGATCTCTATTATCGTTCTGCATACGAGTAGACTCGTTCCTACGGGCGTGCACCACAAACGGACCTGGATTGGACCAGTATTGCAATTCATCCGTGGATACCCGCATGTCGTAGTCAGagcgcttacagttagacaCACGTACGGAGTTTACGGAAACTACGCGCAACCTACAACACACGACCGCTCCCTTTCGAGCTATCTGCCACGAAAGTCTGCGTTGCCGAGCTCTCATTTCCAAATGTTCCTCCTTCTTGATCACCCGTCTCACGAGGAGCTACCCGTTGCGAAGTTCGCTCGAGGGTACAGCCTTGCGAATGCGTTGCACGAATTCTTGGCCCCGTACGTGGTGATGGAACCGCCACATGACGTACCCGTGCACCATGCTTTGACTGCACAGGTACAGCCACTTGCGTGCCGAACTCGGTGACCCCGACGATCCCAGCAAGGCCGGTGTGTACCCTTGCAACGAAGTTTCCAAATCGCCGGTAAACGCAGTATTGCTGCGGCTGTCCAAGTtaccaccactaccaccacTTTCATCCGTATCCAGCAATTGCGTTTTGGTTAAAGTCATGGACAAAGAACCAAAACTAGCATTATTGTGCTTGTTTTTCGGCGCGTTCCGTCGACGCTTCCGAGCGACGAGAAACCCACCCGCGATTGGTAAAGATACGGTACAGGTCGAATGCTGTTGACGCGCTCCCATCGGAGTCTTCGTTTGGTACGAGAACCGGTGCCCGACGCACGGCCCGAACGAGATTACGTTTTGATTAAAGATTCGATTCCGAATTTGCACACTACCGTCCGTCTGTGGCACAGCTCGTAGCAACCCGAAAGTTACCGTACCTTTGGTCAGCCACGATGGATAGGCGGACAAGAGTCGTTCGGCGAAACGGAGCAAGTCGCGATCGGCCGTCTCGACGAGCGAACGGTACAAGGGCGAAGACGTCGGAACGGCGGAACTTTCCTGCGCCGTCGCAACCGCGGACCTTCGATCGACCGCAGCGCGCCATACGTACGTATTCTCTCCCGGCCAAAGTCGCACGGGGCCCAGATTGACACCCTGTGGGGACGTGGAAGTAGTGGTAGTTGCGGGAGCCGCATTCACCAAGTACGAACAACTCCCATACGAGCACGCGGCCAAGAGTAGCACCCTCCCTAGCAACGTGATACCCCACTGCTTGCAGTTCCTCTTGGCAGCAAACATGGTAGGGGTAAAGGTATTCCTGTTTAACATGCAGTCTTGTTGTCTCGGTTCGCAAGGTCGATGCAGTGCTTCGAATACTGCCTTGgtgtcatcatcgtcgcaTCCGATGTAAAGCGGTCGACACCTACCATCTAGTGTCTCCAATAGGGCTAGAAGAAGAC
The genomic region above belongs to Phaeodactylum tricornutum CCAP 1055/1 chromosome 16, whole genome shotgun sequence and contains:
- a CDS encoding predicted protein — protein: MLNRNTFTPTMFAAKRNCKQWGITLLGRVLLLAACSYGSCSYLVNAAPATTTTSTSPQGVNLGPVRLWPGENTYVWRAAVDRRSAVATAQESSAVPTSSPLYRSLVETADRDLLRFAERLLSAYPSWLTKGTVTFGLLRAVPQTDGSVQIRNRIFNQNVISFGPCVGHRFSYQTKTPMGARQQHSTCTVSLPIAGGFLVARKRRRNAPKNKHNNASFGSLSMTLTKTQLLDTDESGGSGGNLDSRSNTAFTGDLETSLQGYTPALLGSSGSPSSARKWLYLCSQSMVHGYVMWRFHHHVRGQEFVQRIRKAVPSSELRNG